A DNA window from Hordeum vulgare subsp. vulgare chromosome 1H, MorexV3_pseudomolecules_assembly, whole genome shotgun sequence contains the following coding sequences:
- the LOC123448005 gene encoding soluble inorganic pyrophosphatase 4-like: protein MAPAIEAVEKVKLASAPVKPPVLNERILSSMTRRPGSAHSWHDLEIGPDAPTIFNCVIEIPRGSKVKYELDKKTGLIMVDRVLYSSVVYPHNYGFIPRTLCDDSDPMDVLVIMQEPVVPGCFLRAKAIGLMPMIDQGEADDKIIAVCADDPEYKHFNDIKELPPHRLAEIRRFFEDYKKNENKEVAVNDFLPATAAYEAIQHSMDLYATYVVEGLRR from the exons ATGGCTCCCGCTATTGAAGCCGTGGAGAAGGTCAAGCTGGCAAGCGCACCCGTTAAGCCTCCTGTTCTTAATGAAAGAATACTGTCATCCATGACCCGGAGACCTGGTTcagcgcattcatggcatgatcttGAGATAG GCCCTGATGCACCAACTATCTTCAACTGT GTCATTGAGATACCGAGGGGCAGCAAGGTTAAATATGAACTTGACAAGAAAACTGGACTGATAATG GTGGACCGTGTGCTCTATTCATCAGTTGTGTACCCCCACAACTATGGGTTCATTCCCCGCACACTGTGTGATGACAGTGATCCGATGGATGTGCTAGTTATCATGCAG GAGCCAGTTGTGCCAGGTTGTTTCCTACGCGCAAAGGCCATTGGCCTCATGCCTATGATAGACCAG GGAGAAGCAGATGATAAGATCATTGCAGTGTGTGCTGACGACCCTGAATACAAGCATTTCAATGACATCAAGGAGCTCCCACCTCATCGCTTGGCTGAAATCCGGCGCTTCTTTGAGGACT ACAAGAAGAATGAGAACAAGGAGGTTGCAGTGAACGACTTTCTGCCCGCCACTGCTGCTTACGAGGCCATTCAGCATTCCAT GGATCTGTATGCTACTTACGTCGTGGAGGGCCTGCGGAGGTAG